CTATTCTCTTCTGGATATTCAAGGATACTTCCCCTGCCAAAATCAACAACAATTTTCGGCGATTGCAGGTGCTGTCGGCGTGTATGGCCGCTTTTTCTCATGGTTCAAACGATGCTCAAAAAACCATGGGAATCATTACTATGGGACTGGTTTCGGCGGGATATCTACGGTCGTTTGACGTACCATTGTGGGTAATCATAGCCTGTGCCATGGCTATGGCCTTGGGAACAGCAGCTGGCGGCTGGAAAATAATAAGGACCATGGGTGGCAAGATTTTTCGAATTGAACCTATTAACGGTTTTGCGGCCGATTTTACCTCGTCTTGTGTGATTTACGGCGCCACTCTCTTGCATGCTCCGGTGAGTACTACCCACGTAGTATCTTCTTCGATAATGGGGGTGGGGGCTGCTAAACGGTTTAAAGGAGTAAGATGGGGAATCGCTCAACAGATCATAACTGCATGGTTGCTGACTATACCTTCCTCGGGAGTCGTATCTTACATGATTTATAAGCTGCTCGGTATTTTCCCTCTGTTTCGCTAATATTGCGGGATTTTGTTATTTTCTGCACATGCCTTATTGAAAAAGATGGCTCAATATTTATAATTAAAAAGGACATCGCAGTTAAGAAGCAGAGAACCTCAAACTGCTTTGTTGTGCTACTAAAGGTTGAAGGAGTGGCAAGATGAAGGCCTACAAAATACCGGAGGCCACTGTGCAGAGGCTTTCCATTTATTCTCGGCATCTGGCTCAACTGATCAGCGAGGGAGTTATTACTGTTTCTTCGGGGGAGATTGCCCGGGGAGTAGGGGTTAGTTCGGCACAAGTGAGAAAGGACCTGGCTTATTTTGGAGAATTCGGGACTAGAGGCGTAGGATATAACGTACAGGAACTTTACAGCCATGTGATGAGAATACTGGGACTCAACCACACGTGGAACGTTATGATAGTTGGCGCGGGCAAATTGGGCTCTGCCTTAGCTGTTTACAAAGGATTTGAGGACCGCGGGTTCAAGGTTCGTTCGGTGCTGGATGTGAGTGAACAGAGGATAGGCCAGCAGTTAGGTGACCTAGTAGTGGAGTCTCTAGCTTTCTTGGA
The sequence above is drawn from the Syntrophothermus lipocalidus DSM 12680 genome and encodes:
- a CDS encoding inorganic phosphate transporter; the protein is MFSLALLLLVIALALLFDYVNGFHDTANAIATSVSTKALTPRGAIMVAAGLNFLGALSGTGVAKTIGKGLVAPEVVTGQVLVAALSGAIFWNIFTWYSGIPSSSSHALIGGVVGAVVAGLGFSSVNWSGFKEILAALILSPVVAFTLGSVIMTILFWIFKDTSPAKINNNFRRLQVLSACMAAFSHGSNDAQKTMGIITMGLVSAGYLRSFDVPLWVIIACAMAMALGTAAGGWKIIRTMGGKIFRIEPINGFAADFTSSCVIYGATLLHAPVSTTHVVSSSIMGVGAAKRFKGVRWGIAQQIITAWLLTIPSSGVVSYMIYKLLGIFPLFR
- a CDS encoding redox-sensing transcriptional repressor Rex, whose product is MKAYKIPEATVQRLSIYSRHLAQLISEGVITVSSGEIARGVGVSSAQVRKDLAYFGEFGTRGVGYNVQELYSHVMRILGLNHTWNVMIVGAGKLGSALAVYKGFEDRGFKVRSVLDVSEQRIGQQLGDLVVESLAFLEDRVSRENIDIGIITVPAAAAQEVTDKLIRAGVKAILNFSPRVLKVPDSVVLRNVDLSVNLEVLSFNLSFGYNLK